Genomic DNA from Desulfuromonas versatilis:
CGGCATTGGTGAATTCAGCATCCTGTTCATCGACAACCTGTATGTCGGTCCGTACCTGCGCGAAACCCTGCAGCTGGACAAGATCGCCACCTCCGACGACGCCATGATCGAGATCTACCGGCGCCTGCGCCCCGGTGATCCGCCGACGCTGAAAAGCTCACGGCTGCTCTTCGACAGCCTGTTCTTCAACGCCGAGCGCTACGATCTCTCCGCCGTTGGCCGGCTCAAGCTCAATTACAAGTTGGGTCTCGAGACCCCGCTGGAGCACACCACCCTGACCAAGGAAGATATCCTCGAGGTGGTGCGCTACCTGATCGACCTGCGCAACGGCAAGGGCGCCATCGACGATATCGACCACCTCGGCAACCGCCGGGTGCGCGCCGTCGGCGAGCTGCTGGAAAACCAGTACCGGGTCGGCCTGGTGCGCATGGAGCGCGCCATCAAGGAGCGCATGAGCCTGCAGGAAGTGGACAGCCTGATGCCCCACGACCTGATCAACTCCAAGCCGGTCTCCGCGGTGGTCAAGGAGTTCTTCGGCTCCTCCCAGCTCTCCCAGTTCATGGACCAGACCAACCCGCTGTCGGAGATCACCCACAAGCGGCGCCTCTCGGCCCTCGGCCCCGGCGGTCTGACCCGCGAACGCGCGGGCTTCGAGGTTCGCGACGTGCATCCGACCCACTACGGCCGCGTCTGCCCCATCGAGACCCCGGAGGGTCCGAACATCGGCCTGATCGCCTCGCTTTCGACCTACGCCCGGATCAACGAGCACGGCTTCGTCGAGACCCCCTACCGGCTGGTCAAGGAAGGCACCGTCACCACCGAGATCAAGTACTTCTCCGCCCTGGAGGAGGAAGGTCACGCCATCGCCCAGGCCAATGCGCCGCTCAACGAGGATAACACCTTCGTCAATGAGCTGGTCAACGCCCGTCAGAACGGCGAGTTCATGCTGATGAACCGCGAAGATATCGAGCTGATGGACGTTTCGCCCAAGCAGCTGGTATCGGTGGCCGCGGCGCTGATTCCGTTCCTCGAGAACGACGACGCCAACCGCGCCCTGATGGGTTCGAACATGCAGCGCCAGGCCGTGCCTCTGCTGCGCGCCGATGCGCCGCTGGTCGGCACCGGCATGGAGCGTATCGTCGCCCACGACTCGGGCGCCGCCGTGGTGGCCCGCCACAACGGGGTGGTCGAAAGCGTCGACGCGGCGCGTATCGTGGTCAAGATCGACGAGGGCGAAGTGGACGAAACCGGCACCGGGGTCGACATCTACACCCTGATCAAGTTCGCCCGCTCCAACCAGAACACCTGCCTCAACCAGAAGCCTATCGTGCGGGTCGGCGACCGGGTCAAGCGCGGCGAGATCATCGCCGACGGCCCCTCCACCCAATGGGGCGAGCTGGCCCTGGGCCAGAACGTGGTGGTCGCCTTTATGCCCTGGGAAGGGTACAACTTCGAGGACTCGATCCTGATCTCGGAGAAACTGGTCAAGGAAGACCGCTACACCTCGGTGCACATCGAGGAGTTCGAGTGCGTTGCCCGCGACACCAAGCTCGGCAAGGAAGAGATCACCGACGACATCCCCAACCTCGGCGAGGATGCCCTGGCGGACCTCGACGAGAGCGGGATCATCCGCATCGGTGCCGAAGTCGGTCCCGGCGACATCCTGGTCGGCAAGATCACTCCCAAGGGTGAAACCCAGCTCTCCCCCGAGGAGAAGCTGCTGCGGGCCATCTTCGGCGAGAAGGCCGGCGATGTCCGTGACACCTCGCTGCGGGTACCCCCGGGGGTTGAAGGGGTGGTCATCGGCGCCCGGGTCTTCTCCCGCAAGGGCGCTGACAAGGACGCCCGCACCGAACTCATCGAAAAGGCCGAGATCGACAAGCTGCAGAAGGACCAGAACGACGAGATCGCCATTATCCGCCAATCGTCCCGCAGCAAGATCCTGAACCTGCTGGTCGGCCAGACCCTGGCCATGCCTCTGGTCGATCAGGACGGGACCATCGTTCTGTCCAAGGGCAAAAAGCTCACCGCCGAGGTACTCGAGAAGGTCTCCTTCCGTTCCTGGAAGGAAATCTCCCTGGTCAAGGCCGAGGAGATCGAGGAGAAGATCAGCACGGCCTTCGACCGCTTCACCGAGCGTGAAGAGATCATCAAGAGCGTGTTCGCCGACAAGATCGAAAAACTCAAGCGCGGCGACGATCTGCCCCCCGGGGTCATCAAGATGGTCAAGGTCTACATCGCCATCAAGCGCAAGCTTTCGGTGGGTGACAAGATGGCCGGCCGCCACGGCAACAAGGGCGTTCTCTCCCGGGTGCTGCCCGAAGAGGACATGCCCTACATGGCCGACGGCACCCCCGTCGAGATCGTGCTCAACCCGCTGGGCGTCCCCTCGCGTATGAACGTCGGGCAGATCCTCGAGACCCACCTGGGCCTCGCCGCCCGCGGCCTGGGCCTGAAGATCCAGGAAGTGCTGGAGAAGAACTTCAGCACCAAAGCGCTCAAGGACAAGGTCAAGGAGGTCTACGGCAACAAGGAGCTGAACAAGTTCATCGACGGGCTCTCTGAAGAAGAGACCCTGGCTCTGGCTCGCCGGCTCTCCCATGGCGTGCCCATGGCTTCCCCGGTCTTCGAGGGGGTCAACGAAGTGCAGATGAAGGAAGAGATGACCCGGGCGGGCTTTTCCAGCAGCGGCCAGATGGTGCTGCACAACGGCAAGACCGGCGAGCCGTTCAAGGAGAAGGTCACCGTCGGCATAATGTATATGCTCAAGCTGCACCACCTGGTTGACGACAAGATCCACGCCCGCAGCATCGGCCCCTACAGTCTGGTCACCCAGCAACCGCTGGGCGGCAAGGCCCAATTCGGCGGCCAGCGGCTCGGCGAGATGGAGGTCTGGGCCATGGAAGCCTACGGCGCGGCCCACGCGCTGCAGGAGTTCCTGACCGTGAAATCCGACGACGTGGCCGGCCGCACCCGGATCTACGAGGCCATCGTCAAGGGCAAGCATACCCTGGAGGCCGGCCTGCCCGAGTCCTTCAACGTGCTGGTCAAAGAACTGCAGTCGCTGTGCCTCGACGTGGAACTCCTCGAAGAGGAAGAGGACTAAAAGGCAGCCGCCGGCCCGCCGAGGGCGAAGCCCTGGGCGGGCTGGCAGCTGACCGCTTTAAGCCAACCACCATCCCATAAGGAGGATGTGTCTTGGAAAATATTTTCAGTCTTTTTGAGCGGCCGAAGGATCCCCTGAATTTCAACGCCATCCGGCTCTCCGTCGCTTCGCCGGAGAAGATCCGCGAGCGTTCCTTCGGTGAGGTCAAAAAACCCGAAACCATAAACTACCGCACTTTCAAGCCGGAGCGCGACGGCCTGTTCTGCGCCAAGATCTTCGGCCCCACCAAGGACTACGAGTGCAACTGCGGCAAGTACAAGCGCATGAAGCACCGCGGAATCGTCTGCGAGAAGTGCGGCGTCGAGGTCATCCCCAGCAAGGTGCGCCGCGAGCGCCTGGGGCACATCGACCTGGCCTGCCCGGTGGCCCATATCTGGTTTCTCAAGTCCCTGCCTTCGCGCATTTCCACGCTGGTCGACCTGACCCTGAAGGAGGTTGAGAAAATCCTCTACTTCGAGGCCTATATCGTTCTCGACAAGGGAGACACCCCCCTGGCCAAGGGTCAGGTGCTCAGCGAGGACAAGTACCGCGAGGCGATGGACGAGTACGCCGGCCAGTTCACCGCAGGAATGGGCGCCGAAGCGATCCGCGAACTGCTTGCGGCCATCGAGTTGGAGGAACTCGGCGAGCAGCTGCGCGGCGAGATGAAGGAGGCCGCCAGCGAAGCCAAGCGCAAGAAGGTCTCCAAGCGCCTCAAGGTCGTGGAGGCTTTCCGCACCAGCGGCAACCGCCCCGAGTGGATGATTCTCGAGACCATCCCGGTGCTGCCGCCCGAACTGCGCCCGCTGGTTCCCCTGGACGGCGGCCGCTTCGCCACCAGCGACCTCAACGACCTCTACCGCCGGGTGATCAACCGTAACAACCGGCTCAAGCGCCTGATGGAACTTCGCGCGCCCGAGGTCATCATCCGCAACGAAAAGCGCATGCTGCAGGAGTCGGTGGACGCGCTGTTCGACAACGGCCGGCGCGGCCGGGCCATCACCGGCCCCAACAAGCGCCCGCTGAAGTCGCTCTCCGACATGCTCAAGGGCAAGGGCGGCCGGTTCCGCCAGAACCTGCTCGGCAAGCGCGTCGACTACTCGGGCCGTTCGGTTATCGTCGTCGGCCCCGAGCTTAAGCTGCACCAGTGCGGCCTGCCGAAGAAGATGGCCCTGGAGCTGTTCAAGCCCTTCATCTACAACAAGCTCGAGGAGCGCGGCTACTGCACCACCATCAAGAGCGCCAAGAAGATGGTGGAGAAGGAGAAGCCGGAGGTCTGGGACGTGCTCGACGAGGTCATCAAGGAGCACCCGGTTATGCTCAACCGCGCTCCGACCCTGCACCGTCTCGGCATCCAGGCTTTCGAGCCGGTGCTCATCGAGGGCAAGGCGATTCAGCTGCATCCCCTGGTCTGTACCGCCTTCAACGCCGACTTCGACGGCGACCAGATGGCGGTGCACCTGCCGCTCTCCATCGAGAGCCAGATCGAGGCCCGGGTGCTGATGATGTCCACCAACAACATCCTCTCGCCGGCCAACGGCAAGCCGATCATCGTCCCCTCGCAGGACATGGTCCTGGGGATCTACTACATGACCCGCGAGCGCGTCTTCGCCAAGGGCGAAGGTAAGGTCTTCGCCAACCCTGATGAGGTGCGCATGGCCTATGACGCCGGCGCGGCCGATCTGCAGGCCAAGATCAAGGTGCGCATGGTCACCGGACAGGGGCGCGATCCCGAGCCGGTGGAGACCACCGTGGGCCGTGTTCTGCTGCGCGAGGTGGTTCCCGACTCGATTCCCTTCGAGTACATCAACCGGGTCATGACCAAGAAGCAGGTCGGCGACCTGATCGACGCCAGCTTCCGCCTGGCGGGGAACAAGGACACGGTCATCCTGGCCGACCGGCTCAAGGATACCGGCTACAAGTTCTCGACCCTGGCGGGGATCTCCATCTGTCTCGACGACATGGTCATCCCCGAGAACAAGCAGCAGTACATCGACAAGGCCGTCGCCGAGGTGACCGAGATTCAGCAGCAGTACACCGAGGGTCTGATTACCGACGGGGAACGCTACAACAAGGTCATCGACATCTGGGCCAAGTGTACCGAAGATATCGCCCAGACCATGCTCTCCAACCTCTCGGTGGACCTGGTGGTCGAGCCCGGCACCGCCGAAGACGAGAAGCCCAACGCGGTCAAGGTCCCCTCCTTCAACGCCATTCACATGATGGCCGACTCGGGGGCCCGCGGCAGCGCCCAGCAGATCCGGCAGCTGGCCGGGATGCGCGGTCTGATGGCCAAGCCTTCGGGCGAGATCATCGAGACCCCGATCACCGCCAACTTCCGCGAGGGTCTGACCGTTCTGCAGTACTTCATCTCGACCCACGGTGCCCGTAAGGGTCTGGCCGACACCGCGCTCAAGACCGCCAACTCGGGTTACCTCACCCGGCGCCTGGTGGACGTGGCGCAGGACGCGATCATCACCGAGGCCGACTGCAACACCCTCGACGGCATCCTGGTCTCCTCGCTCACCGAGGGCGGCGAGGTCATCGAGCCGCTGGGCGACCGCATCCTGGGCCGTACCGCCCTCGAGGACGTGCTCGATCCGGTGACTGACGAGGTGCTGGTAAAAGCCAACCAGGAAATCGACGAAGACCTGGTGGCCAAGATCGAGAACGCCGGCATCGAGAAGCTGCGCATCCGTTCGGTGCTCACCTGCCAGAGCCGGCGCGGCATCTGCGCCTCCTGCTACGGGCGCGACCTGGCCCGGGGGCACATGGTCAACCTCGGCGAGGCGGTCGGGGTCATCGCCGCCCAGTCCATCGGTGAGCCGGGTACTCAGCTCACCATGCGTACCTTCCATATCGGCGGTACCGCCTCGCGGCGTGCCGAGCAGACCTCGCTCGAGGCCCGCTTCGACGGTTCGATGAAGTACATCAACCTCAATACCGTAGTCGACAAGAACGGCCACCACGTGGTCATGAACCGCAACGGTGAGGCCGCGGTCATCGACGAGACCGGCCGCGAGCGCGAACGCTACGGCCTGGTCTACGGTGCGCGCCTGCGCATCGGACCCGAGCAGCCGGTCAAGACCGGCGATCTGCTGGCCGAGTGGGACCCCTACACCATGCCCATTCTGACCGAGATCTCCGGTCAGGTCCGCTTCGGCGACGTGGTCGAGGGGGTCACCATGGAGGAGCAGCTCGACGAGGTCACCGGCCTGACCCGGAAGGTCATCATCGAGTCGAAGGCCGCCGACAGGCGTCCGCGGATCACCCTCAAGGACGCCGAGGGCAAGACCGTCAAGCTGCCCAACGGTGCGCCTGCCCGTTACATGCTGCCGGTGGGCGCCAACATCGTGGTCATGGAAGACGACATGGTTGGTGCCGGCGACATCCTCGCCAAGATTCCCCGCGAGACCACCAAGACCAAGGACATCACCGGGGGTCTGCCGCGCGTCGCCGAGCTGTTCGAGGCCCGCAAGCCCAAGGAATTCGCCGTCATCTCCGATATCGACGGGACGGTCGCCTTCGGCAAGGACTCCAAGGGCAAGCGCAAGGTCATCGTCACCCCCGAGGTCGGCGAGGCCAAGGAGTACCTCATTCCCAAGGGCAAGCACATCAGCGTCCACGAAGGCGATTACGTCAAGGCCGGCGAAGCGCTGATGGACGGCTCGAGCAATCCCCACGACATCCTGCGGGTACTTGGCGAGAAGGAGCTGGCCAAATACCTGGTGGACGAGGTGCAGGAGGTCTACCGGCTGCAGGGCGTCAAGATCAACGACAAGCACATCGAGGTCATCGTCCGCCAGATGCTGCGTCGGGTGCGCATC
This window encodes:
- the rpoB gene encoding DNA-directed RNA polymerase subunit beta, with amino-acid sequence MAYSIANNQLLRKHFAEVTRIIDIPNLIDIQKNSYKRFLQAELPPSARQNIGLEAVFRSVFPIRDFSETCSLEYVSYSLGIPKYDVDECHQRGMTFASPVKVRVRLVSWDVDKESGVQSIRDIKEQEVYFGEIPLMTENGTFIINGTERVIVSQLHRSPGVFFDHDKGKTHSSGKILYSARVIPYRGSWLDFDFDHKDILYVRIDRRRKLPATVLLKALGYSNEELLNYYYDTEQIVVDGDGYKKRVNLDLLTGQRANSDVVAADGEVIVKANRKFTKAAIRKLGEKGIEFIPCGEEELVGKIASTDVIDTATGEVILECNEEISAAKLQDLRERGIGEFSILFIDNLYVGPYLRETLQLDKIATSDDAMIEIYRRLRPGDPPTLKSSRLLFDSLFFNAERYDLSAVGRLKLNYKLGLETPLEHTTLTKEDILEVVRYLIDLRNGKGAIDDIDHLGNRRVRAVGELLENQYRVGLVRMERAIKERMSLQEVDSLMPHDLINSKPVSAVVKEFFGSSQLSQFMDQTNPLSEITHKRRLSALGPGGLTRERAGFEVRDVHPTHYGRVCPIETPEGPNIGLIASLSTYARINEHGFVETPYRLVKEGTVTTEIKYFSALEEEGHAIAQANAPLNEDNTFVNELVNARQNGEFMLMNREDIELMDVSPKQLVSVAAALIPFLENDDANRALMGSNMQRQAVPLLRADAPLVGTGMERIVAHDSGAAVVARHNGVVESVDAARIVVKIDEGEVDETGTGVDIYTLIKFARSNQNTCLNQKPIVRVGDRVKRGEIIADGPSTQWGELALGQNVVVAFMPWEGYNFEDSILISEKLVKEDRYTSVHIEEFECVARDTKLGKEEITDDIPNLGEDALADLDESGIIRIGAEVGPGDILVGKITPKGETQLSPEEKLLRAIFGEKAGDVRDTSLRVPPGVEGVVIGARVFSRKGADKDARTELIEKAEIDKLQKDQNDEIAIIRQSSRSKILNLLVGQTLAMPLVDQDGTIVLSKGKKLTAEVLEKVSFRSWKEISLVKAEEIEEKISTAFDRFTEREEIIKSVFADKIEKLKRGDDLPPGVIKMVKVYIAIKRKLSVGDKMAGRHGNKGVLSRVLPEEDMPYMADGTPVEIVLNPLGVPSRMNVGQILETHLGLAARGLGLKIQEVLEKNFSTKALKDKVKEVYGNKELNKFIDGLSEEETLALARRLSHGVPMASPVFEGVNEVQMKEEMTRAGFSSSGQMVLHNGKTGEPFKEKVTVGIMYMLKLHHLVDDKIHARSIGPYSLVTQQPLGGKAQFGGQRLGEMEVWAMEAYGAAHALQEFLTVKSDDVAGRTRIYEAIVKGKHTLEAGLPESFNVLVKELQSLCLDVELLEEEED
- the rpoC gene encoding DNA-directed RNA polymerase subunit beta', with amino-acid sequence MENIFSLFERPKDPLNFNAIRLSVASPEKIRERSFGEVKKPETINYRTFKPERDGLFCAKIFGPTKDYECNCGKYKRMKHRGIVCEKCGVEVIPSKVRRERLGHIDLACPVAHIWFLKSLPSRISTLVDLTLKEVEKILYFEAYIVLDKGDTPLAKGQVLSEDKYREAMDEYAGQFTAGMGAEAIRELLAAIELEELGEQLRGEMKEAASEAKRKKVSKRLKVVEAFRTSGNRPEWMILETIPVLPPELRPLVPLDGGRFATSDLNDLYRRVINRNNRLKRLMELRAPEVIIRNEKRMLQESVDALFDNGRRGRAITGPNKRPLKSLSDMLKGKGGRFRQNLLGKRVDYSGRSVIVVGPELKLHQCGLPKKMALELFKPFIYNKLEERGYCTTIKSAKKMVEKEKPEVWDVLDEVIKEHPVMLNRAPTLHRLGIQAFEPVLIEGKAIQLHPLVCTAFNADFDGDQMAVHLPLSIESQIEARVLMMSTNNILSPANGKPIIVPSQDMVLGIYYMTRERVFAKGEGKVFANPDEVRMAYDAGAADLQAKIKVRMVTGQGRDPEPVETTVGRVLLREVVPDSIPFEYINRVMTKKQVGDLIDASFRLAGNKDTVILADRLKDTGYKFSTLAGISICLDDMVIPENKQQYIDKAVAEVTEIQQQYTEGLITDGERYNKVIDIWAKCTEDIAQTMLSNLSVDLVVEPGTAEDEKPNAVKVPSFNAIHMMADSGARGSAQQIRQLAGMRGLMAKPSGEIIETPITANFREGLTVLQYFISTHGARKGLADTALKTANSGYLTRRLVDVAQDAIITEADCNTLDGILVSSLTEGGEVIEPLGDRILGRTALEDVLDPVTDEVLVKANQEIDEDLVAKIENAGIEKLRIRSVLTCQSRRGICASCYGRDLARGHMVNLGEAVGVIAAQSIGEPGTQLTMRTFHIGGTASRRAEQTSLEARFDGSMKYINLNTVVDKNGHHVVMNRNGEAAVIDETGRERERYGLVYGARLRIGPEQPVKTGDLLAEWDPYTMPILTEISGQVRFGDVVEGVTMEEQLDEVTGLTRKVIIESKAADRRPRITLKDAEGKTVKLPNGAPARYMLPVGANIVVMEDDMVGAGDILAKIPRETTKTKDITGGLPRVAELFEARKPKEFAVISDIDGTVAFGKDSKGKRKVIVTPEVGEAKEYLIPKGKHISVHEGDYVKAGEALMDGSSNPHDILRVLGEKELAKYLVDEVQEVYRLQGVKINDKHIEVIVRQMLRRVRIKEVGDTKFLLDDQVERWEFEEENQRVLGEGQAPAVGEPLMLGITKASLSTESFISAASFQETTKVLTQAAIEGKIDFLRGLKENVIMGRLIPAGTGVSKYRGAKLLIEEPEEKFEPIEEEIDDSIDLSDSEESTEQASE